TGATGCCGCTGCTGGGCCTCAAGTTCCTGCTCACCAGCGGCGCCCTGCTCGACATGGGCGTGGGCGTGGCCATCCTCTTCGTGATCGCGCCCGCGGGCGGGGCGGCCGCGCGGCGGCTGGCCCTCGGCGCCGCCGGGTTCCTGGCCCTGGTGGGCATCGTCACCGCGGTCAGCCCGGCCTTCGACCGCCACCTGCTCCTCTCCGGCGTGTACCGCTTCGGCACCCTGCCGGCCAAGGATGCCCGCGAGATCCTCTACTACAAGGACGGCCGCACCGCAACCGTCTCGGCCGAGAAGATCCTGCAGAGCGGCGAGATCTTCATCGCCACCAACGGCAAGTCGGACGGGTCGCTCTCCCCGTACTGGTTCGAGGCCTGCAGCGACACGGCGCCCCGCCACCCGCTGCGCGGGGACGCCGCCACGCTCGCCCTCGCGGCGCTGATCACCCTGGCCCACACCCCTGGCGCCGAGACCGGCGCGGTGATCGGCCAGGGCACCGGGATGTCCAGTCACCTGCTGCTCGGCAGCCCCCGGCTCAAGGAGCTGTACACCATCGAGATCGAGCCGGAGATGATCGCGGCCTCGAAGCGGGGCTTCTACCCGGCCAACGCCCGCGTCTTCGATGACCCCCGCGCCCACTTCGTGGTGGACGACGCCAAGAGCTACTTCGCCGCCGCCGGCCGCAAGTACGACTTCATCTTCTCCGAGCCGTCGCACCCCTGGGTGAGCGGCGTGGCGGGGCTGTTCACCGCCGAGTTCTACGACCGGGTGAACCAGTACCTCGCGCCCGGGGGCGTCTTTGCCCAGTGGATCCACATCTACGACATCAACGACCGCCTGGTGATGACGGTCCTCTCGGCGCTGCACCAGAAGTTCCGGCACTACGAGGTGTACATGCCGGCCGTCTCGGACATGCTGGTGATCGCCACCAACAGCGACCGCGGCGTGCCCGCGCCGGACTGGGGCATCTTCCAGTTCCCGGGCATCGCGAAGGACTTCTGCCACCAGATCCCCTTCACTCCCGAGGCCATGGAGGCCACCCGCCTCGGCAACCGCACCTCCCTCGGCCCGCTGGTGGAGAACTTCCCCACCCCCAACTCCGACTTCTTCCCGCACCTCGACAACGGGGCCGAGCGCACCCGCTACATGGCACAGCAGGCCACGGGGATCTTCGGCCTCTCGTTCGAGCGGTTCGACATCACCGCGCCGTTCATCCGGCGGCGGGTGCCGCCCGCCTCGTTCACCCTGGCGCCGGCGCCCGACATCCCGCGGATGTACGACCTCTCCCTCGGCGCCACCGTGCGGGGCCCGGCCCCGGCCCTCCGCCAGGACACCGTCCCCGCCGATGAACGGAAGGCCGTGGCGCTCTACCGCGCCCGCGCCTGGCGCGCCGAGCTGGCCGCGGCCGAGGGCCCCGCCGACTGGCGGGTGTGGATCCAGCGCATGGCCGACATCGAGCACGACCGCTACGGCGGCACCAGCGGCTACGCCGACGAGGCCTTCTATGCCGAGATCGGCCGCTACCTCGACCGGCACCAGGCGCCCCCCCAGGTCCGGGCCGCCATGGAGTTCCGCCACGGCATCTCCGGCTGGGACTTCCCCCGGGCCATCCGCGCCGCCGAGCCGCTGGTGGAGGCGGCGCTGGCCAAGACCCCCTGGCTCCCCAATGACGAGCTGCGGGAGGGACTCTCGGTGGCCCTGCTGGCCACCGGCGACGCCGCCGGCGCCCGGCGGGCGTTCGAGGCGCTGGCCCCCTTCACCCGCCGCCCCTCGGGCGACTTCCGCACCGCCCTCCTGGCCTCATACATCCAGACGGTGGAGGAGCAGCAGGGGAGGGAGGCGGGAGGCGGGAGGCGGGAGGCGGGAGGCGGGAATCGGGAATCGGGAATCGGGAAGCGGGAAACGGGAAGCGGGAGACGGGGTAAGGCGCCTACCGCCTACCGCCTACCGCCTACCGCCTTACCGCCCTACCGCCCTACCGCCCTACCGCCCTACCGCCCCACCGCCTGACCGCTAGCTTTCCCGGGGTTCCGTCCCTCGACCCCTTACACGCGATCCCCATGCTCCCGATCGATCTCCGTGGCAAGCGCGCCTTCATCGCCGGCGTGGCCGACGATGGTGGGTTCGGCTTCGCCATCGCCAAGGCCATGGCGGAGGCCGGCGCCTCCATCTGCGTGGGCACCTGGCCCCCGGCGATGAACATCTTCCAGAACCTGCTCGACCGCGGGAAGATGGACGACTCCCTCGCGCTCTCGGATGGCGGGAAGATGGCGTTCGAGCGGATCTACCCGCTGGACGCCGCCTTCGACACCATGGCGGATGTCCCCGAGGAGATCCGGGAGAGCAAGCGCTACAAGGAGCGGGGCGACTTCAGCATCGCCGGGGTGGTGCAGAACTTCACCGCCGACTTCGGCGAGCGCCCGCTCGACATCGTGGTGCACAGCCTGGCCAACGGCCCCGAGGTGAAGAAGCCGCTGCTCGAAACCAGCCGCGCCGGCTACCTGGCCGCGGTGAGCGTCAGCGCCTACAGCCTGACCTCCATGGTGCGGAGCTTCTCCCCGCTGCTGCGGCCGGGGGGGTCGTTCCTCTCCCTCACCTTCATGGCGGGGGAGCGGGTGGTGCCGGGGTACGGCGGCGGGATGTCGAGCGCCAAGGCCGCGCTCGAGGCCGATACCCGCACCCTGGCCTACGAGGCGGGACGCAAGTACGGGGTGCGGGTGAACACGATCTCCGCCGGCCCCTGGGCCTCGCGCGCGGCCACCGCCATCGGCTTCATCGACACCATGGTGCGGTACTCGCGCGCCAATTCCCCCATCCCCCGCGACCTCGATGCCCGGGACGTCGGCGCCACCGCCGCCTTCCTGGCCTGCCCGCTGGCGCAGGCCATCACCGGCGCGACGGTGTACGTGGACAACGGGTACCACGCCATGGGCGTGGCGGTGGACTCCAAGTCGCTGGACGGATGAGCATGACACCGGGAGGCAGGGGCGGCGCAGCCGGGCGTGGGATCGATGCCCGGCGCGCCGTGGCCCTGGTGGCGCTGTGCGCGCTCACCGTCGCCTGCCCCCCGTCGCTGGCCGCCCAGGCCGCCCCGCCGATCCGCCAGGCCTTCCCGATGCCCGAGGAGTACCGCGGCATCCAGCTCCGGGCCCAGGAAACCCAGCGGACCCTGCTCCTCGCCATGGTCGACTCCATGCCCGAGGCCCTGTTCCGCCGCGCCGCCGCCGACGGCCAGCGGGACTTCGCCGAGCAGGTGCACCACGCCGCCAACGCCAACCAGTACATCGTGGCCCACTACCAGCTCGGCTGGGATTCGCTGCCGGTGCGGGCCGACACCGCGGTGGTGTTCAACACCCGGGCCGGGCTCCGCGCCTTCGTGGACGCGTCCTACGGCTTCAGCATCCGGGTGCTCCGGGAGCAGCCCGCCGCCGAGCGGCAGGGACTGATCTGGTACTTCGGGCAGAAGATGCCCCGCTGGATGGTGTGGGACGAGCTCAACCAGCACACCATCTGGACCGCGGGCCAGATCGTCGCGAACTTCCGGGCGGCGGGCATGGCCCCGCCCTCCTTCCTGTACTTCTGAGCCGCCCATGCTCTTCGCCCGCCTCGCCGCGCTGTCCGGGTTCATCGCCGTCGCCACCGGCGCCTTCGGCGCCCACGGGCTCAAGGCGCGGCTCACCACCGACCAGCTCCAGGTCTGGGAAACGGCCGCGCGCTATCAGATGTACCACGTGGTGCCGCTCTTCGTGGTGGCCTGGCTGCTGAGCGGCGGCCCCTGCCCATGGGCCAGCCGGGCCGGCTGGGCCTTCGTGCTGGGCACCCTGCTCTTCTCCGGCAGCCTCTACGCGCTGGCCCTGTCCGGGGTCTCCCGGCTCGGCGCGATCACGCCGTTCGGCGGCGTGGCCTTCCTGGCCGGCTGGGCCATGCTGGCGCTCGCGGTCGGCAGCCGCCGGCCCGGGTAGCCATGCACCCCGCCGCCGAGACCTACCGCGACCTCCTTACCCAGCTCGATCGCTGGTTCGCGGGCGCGCGGGCCCGGCATGGCGACGTGATCCCCTGCCGCAGCGGCTGCACCGCCTGCTGCCACGGCCTGTTCGACATCTCCGTTGCCGACCAGCTGCTGCTCCGCGAGACCATCGCCACCCTCCCCGCCGGGGTGCGCGCGGGGATCCTGGCGCGTGCCGAACGGCTGCTCGACCGCCTGCAGGCGGTGGCCCCCGAGTGGGGCCCGCCCTGGGACATCGCCGCCATCGGCGAGGACCGCTTCGACGAGATCTGCCTGGCCCTGCACGATGCCCCCTGCCCCCTGCTCGGGCCCGAGGGGGGGTGTGAGGCCTACGCCGGGCGCCCCCTCGTCTGCCGCCTGATCGGGCTGCCGATGCTCACCGCCGACGGGCTGCTGCTGGAGAACGCCTGTCCCATCCAGGAGCGCTTCCCCGCCTACGCGCTCCTCGACCCGGTGCCCTTCGACCTCGAGGTGCTCGAGGCCGCGGAGATCGCCTGCCTCGAGGCGGCGGCGGTGGAGGTGCACGGCACGCCCACCGCGGCGGCGGCCGAGACCACCATCGCGCCCGTGGCGGCGGGCGCCGTCCGCTAGCGCACCGCCGTCCCCGCGAGCGCCTCCCATGCCCAATCGTGTGCTCCGCGACCTGCTCCGCGGCCGCGGCTCCCACGCGGACCCCGTGGCCTGCGTGCTCGAGCTGCCGGCTGACCTTGCCGGCCGCCGGGTGCCCGGGGTGGAGCACACCATCTGGCAGTTGGTCTGGCACATGAGCTACTGGATGGACTACGAGCTGCGATCGCTGGCGGGCCCCGAGGTGCCCTACCCCGAGCGGGCCGACCTCAGCTGGCCCGAGACCGACGCGCCCCCCGGCGCGGAGGCCTGGGCGGCGCTGGTGGCCACCTATCGGCAGCAGGTGGACCGGCTCGGGGAGTGGTCGGCGCAGGTGGCGATGGACGGGCTGGGCGCCCGGATCGTCCACGCCGAGCGCAGCGAGACGGTGCAGGAGGTGCTGTGGCAGATGGTGGCGCACAACAGCTATCACACCGGGCAGGTGGCACAGCTGCGGCGCGCCTTCGGGGCCTGGCCCCCGCCGGGGGGTGGGGATACCTGGTAGCTCCGCGGCTCCGCGGCTCGATACCTCGGCAGCAAGAACGGCCCTCCGGAGTACTCCCCGGAGGGCCGTGGACATTCGTGCCGCCGAGCCGCCAAACCGTCCTAGGTGAGCGGATTCACCGTCGGGCTGTGGGAATACAGGTAGAAGAAGATGATCATCAGCGCGGCGATGATGACGGCGGCGAGGATCAGCGACAGGACGAAGATCGTGGTCAGGAGTTTGCCGTCGGTCTTGAGGTGCATGTAGAACATCGCCACCAGCGCGAACTTGATGGCGGAGAGCACCAGCAGCACCTCGGTATTGATCGGCTCGAGCCAGACCGCCACGCTGGCGGGGTTGTGGCGGTGCACGATCTCGTAGCACCAGACCTCGAGCGCGGTAAGCGCGAAGAGCACCAGCGCGATCTTGGTGTAGGTCTGCCAGGTCGGGTGCGCGTGGCCGTCGCCGTGCGCGTGGGCGGAAGCAGTCATGGGCGGCCGGCTCAGCGGATGAGGTAGACGACGGGGAAGATCACGATCCAGACCACGTCGACGAAGTGCCAGTACAGGGCGGCCATCTCCAGGTTGAGCGCCTTCTCGGGCGGGAGCTTGCCGCGGAGCGCCACCACCAGGACCGAGATGAGCCACACCAGCCCCAGCGTCACGTGGGTGCCGTGGAAGCCGGTCAGGGTGTAGAAGGTGGACGAGAACAGGTTGGTGGTGTAGCCCATGCCGCGATGGGCGAAGTGGCTGAACTCGTAGACCTGCATCCCGACGAAGAACACGCCGCAGATGATCGTGGCCACCAGCCAGGTGATCAGCTGCTTGCGGTTGCCCTTCTGGGCGCCGTTGAGCGCCAGCACCACGAAGAACGAACTGAAGAGCAGCAGCGCGGTGCCGAAGGTCACCAGCGGGATCTCGAGCATCTGCTCCTGCGGCGCCCCGTTGAGCAGCCACTCCTCGTGCGGCTTGGGCCCGCTCACGTCGCGGCCCTTGTACACCAGGTAGGTGCCGATGAGGGAGGCGAAGAACATGCATTCGGACCCGATGAAGGTCCAGATCGCCAGCTTCCGGTTGTCGAGGCCGGTCGCGGTGTAGTGGTGATCGTCAGCGTGCGCGTGCGCAGTCGCCACGAGGGGTCTCCGGATCGTTGGGTCGGGGCGGCGCCGTGGCGCCGCCGGGTCGCGTAGCAGGGTGGGGCCGGCGCGGGGCCGGCCCGGCGGTCAGTGCCCGGGGCCGAACGGCGGCTCGAACGCCCAGCTGTAGATGCCGTACAGGAGCAGCGCCAGCCCGACGAGGTGCACCCAGAGGTGCGACCCGCCGATGAACCCGCCCAGCGTCACCGCCACGCCCAGGGCCGCCACCAGCGGCCGCCACGAGGGGTTGGGCATGGCCACGGCGTCGTGGGCCACCGGCACCGGCTCCGGCAGGCGGCCCCCCGCGGCCCGCTTCATCTCCCACAGCGCGTCCCGGCCGTGCACCTGCGGCAGCGTGGGGAAGTTGAAGTGCTGCGGCGGCGAGGGGATCGACCACTCGAGCGTGGCGCCGTCCCACGGGTCGGCGGGCGCCGGCGGCTGCACGCTCTTCCAGGTCTTGAGGATGTTCACGATGAACACCAGCATCGAGACCGCGAGCAGGAACGCGCCCACCGTCTCCAGCTTGTTGAGCAGCTCGAAGTTCGACTCCGCGCTGTAGGTGTACACCCGGCGCGGCATGCCGTTCAGCCCCACGATGTGCATCGGGAAGAACGTGAGGTTGAACCCCGCCAGCATCAGCCAGAAGTGCACCTTCCCGAGCCCCTCGTCCAGCAGCTTGCCGAACATCTTGGGCCAGTAGAAGTACGCCCCGCCGGTCAGCGCGAAGATCGCCCCGCCGAACAGCACGTAGTGGAAGTGCGCCACGATGAAGTAGGTGTCGGTCTGCTGCAGGTCGGCCGGCGGCGAGGCGTGCATCACGCCGGAGAGGCCACCCATGATGAACATCGCGATGAACCCGATGGCGAAGAGCATCGGCGTCTGGAACGACACCCGGCCGCCCCACATCGTGCCGATCCAGTTGAAGATCTTCACGCCGGTGGGGATGGCGATGATCATCGTGGCCAGCGAGAAGAACGCGTCGGCGAAGGGGCCCATGCCGGTGGCGAACATGTGGTGCGCCCATACCCCGAAGCCCACGAAGGCGATGAACGCCCCGCTGAAGACCATCGCCGCGTACCCGAACAGCGGCTTGCGCGAGAACACCGGCAGGATCTCCGACACCAGCCCGAACGACGGCAGGATCAGGATGTACACCTCGGGATGGCCGAACAGCCAGAAGAGGTGCTGCCACAGGACCGGGTCGCCGCCGCCGCTCGGGACGAAGAAGTGGGTCCCGAAGGTCCGGTCAATCATCAGGAGGATCAGCGCCACCGTGATGATCGGGAAGGAGAGCAGCAGCAGGATCTGGGTGATGAAGCTCATCCACACGAACATCGGCATGTGCATCATCTTCATGCCGGGCGCGCGGAGGTTGATGGTGGTGACGAAGAAGTTCACCGCCGCCGCGAGCGACGCCACGCCCAGCACCTGGAGGCCCACCGTCCAGAAGTCGATGTTCATCCCCGGCGAGTACTGCTTGGTGGTCAGGTTGGCGTAGCCGAACCAGCCGCCGTCGGGGGCCGCGCCGAACAGCCAGCTGGCGTTGATCAGCAGGCCGCCGAACAGGAACACCCAGTAGCTGAACGCGTTGAGCCGGGGGAACGCCACGTCCCGGGCGCCCAGCTGCAGCGGGATCAGGTAGTTGAAGTACATCGCCGAGAGCGGCATCACCCCGAGGAAGATCATCGTGGTGCCATGCATGGTGAACAGCTGGTTGTACACCTCGGCGCTCACCAGCCGCCCGTCCGGCCCCCACAGCTGCATGCGGATGACCAGCGCCTCCAGGCCGCCGATCAGGAAGAACAGGAACGCCGTCAGGCCATACATGATCCCGATGCGCTTGTGATCCACCGTGGTGATCCAGCTCCACAGCCCGGTGGCCTCCTCGTGCTGCGCGGGGGCGTGCTCCAGGGCGGTTGTTGCCATGTCGGGTCCTCGATCGGTGTGGCGCGAGTGCGGCGCGGCTACTGGTTGGCGCGGAGGTAGGCCACCAGGGCCTGCGCCTCCTGGTCGGTCAGGCCCAGGTCGGGCATCAGCACCCCGGGCTTCCACGCCTGGGGATGCTGGATCCACCGGGCCAGGTTCTCGTCGGTGTTCGGCAGGGTGCCCGCCGCGATGTGGCTCCGGCTGCCCACGTGGTGCAGGTTCGGGCCGATCAGCGGCAGCGCGGGATAGAAGGAGTGGCAGCCCACGCATCCCTTGGTGAGGAACAGCCCCTGGCCGTCCTTCACCAGCTGGGCCGCGGTGCTGTCCGCGCTGAAGTCCTTCGGAGGGGTGTTGAAGTTGGCCGCCCAGGCATCGAACTCCTCCGGCTTGAGCGACACGATCCGGTACGCCATGCGCCCGTGCTGCACCCCGCAGAACTCCACGCACTGCGCCGGGAAGTTCCCCTCGACCTCGGCCTTGAACCAGAGGTTGTTGTACCGGCCGGGGAAGACGTCACGCTTCCCGGCGAACTGCGGCAGCCAGAAGCTGTGCAGCACGTCCGCCGTGGTCATCTCGAGGGTCACGGTGCGGCCCGACGGCACCCGCAGCTCCCCCGCGGTGGTGATGCCGAGCTGCGGATAGCGGAACTCCCACCACCACTGGTGCCCGATCACCTCCACCTGCAGCGCCTCCGGGCCCGGCTTCTGGGCCGTCTTGAAGATGGTCCGGACGGTCGGCACCGCGATCATCGCCAGGATGAAGGCCGGGATGATGGTCCAGAGAATCTCGAGCGTGGTGTTGCCATGGGTCTGGACCGGTTCTGCCGCCCCCGGGCGATCGCGGAACTTCCAGATGGCCAACAGCAGCGCCCCTTCCACCAGCACGAAGACGATCGTGGCCCACAGCAGCGTGAGCCGCATGATGGCGTCGGCGTCCCGCGCGTAGTCCGCGCGCGGCAGCAGGGTGGTCTGGGGATACTGGTCGGGAGCGCAGCCCGTGAGCACCAGGGCCACGATAAGCAGGAGGTCCGGAGCCCCGAAGCGGAGCCTCCGGACAGCGGTGTCGGGCATCAGTGCGCGCATCCTGTCATTCAGAGCGAGAGTTGCAGGGGGGCATGTAAATGCCAGCGAGAGAATAGCCTTTCACTCTCGGAGAGTCAAGAAATCATGAAGAAAGGACAAAAATATCCTTTGAAAATGGTGTAAACTCAGGGCTGACTGACCGTTGTCATGTCCAGTGTTACAGGCACCTCCCGCCCCGGAGCGCACATGACACCCGCCGAACGCGCCCGCTGGATCGCCCGCTACGGTGAAGGCCCCGACCGCCTCGAGGCTGCCCTGCACAGCGTGCCGGCCCAGGCCCTCCAGTGGCGCCCCGCGCAAGGGAAGTGGTCGGTCCATGAGATCGTGGTCCACTGCGCCGACAGCGAGACCAACGCCCACATGCGGGTACGCTACCTCCTGGCCGAGGCCGAGCCCCTGCTCATCGGATACGACCAGGACCGCTGGGCCACGGTGCTCGGCTATCACGCCCACCCCCTGCCCCTCGCCCTTGCCACGATCCGGGCCGTGCGCGCCAACACCCTGCCCCTGCTCGAGCGGCTCACCGACGCCGACTGGCGCAAGGCCGGCCGGCACACCGAGCATGGGCCGTACGGGATGGCAGACTGGCTCCAGGCCTACGGGGAGCACCTCGAGGTCCACGCGCGCCAGATCGGGCGGAACCTGGAGGCGTGGGGAAGACGGTAGGGCGGTACGGCGGCGGGAAGGAGACGCCTACCGGATCTCCACATCGAAGGCGGGTGTCGGACCCGGCACCTCAAAGCTGTAGTGCCACCACTCCTTCTCGTACTGCCGGAACCCCTCCGCCTCCATCATCTGCCGCAGGAGCTGCCGGTAGCGCAGGGTGCGGCCCGTGGCGTTGGCCCAGTGGGCCTGCTCGGAAAAGGTGTCGTAGGCCGTGCCCATGGGCACCTCGCGGCCGCCCACCGACCAGTCCACCAGCGTGAGGTCGACGGCCAGCCCCAGGTTGTGCCGGCTCTGGCTCGCGATATAGCCATCGGCCAGCAGGTGCGCCTGCCCCGTCCGGCGCGCCCACTCCACCATGGCGCGGGTGGCACGGACCGGACGGTAGCCGTCGAACACCTTGAGGCCCATGCCCCCCGAGAGCAGCCGCCGCTGCACCCGGCCCAGCGCGGCGGCCGCCTCCCGGCGCAGCAGGATCCGGTTGGGGCCGTACCCCGGGAGTGGGGCCCCGGTGAAGTTGGCCGCGGTGGCGTAGCGCGCCTCGATGACGATCGTGGTGTCCACACGGCGCAGGTCGAGCAGTAGCGAATCCGCGGCCCCCTGCCCCGCCATGGGGGCCGCCAGGAGCACGCTCGCCCAGCTGCCGATCCGCCAAACCGTGCCCCGCATCCCCGCCTCCTGTCCGGAAACCAGTCGCCATGCCGGCACGTAAGTTCCATCCGAGCAAGGCATTAGCCAAGGGCCTATGGCCTGTGGCGGTGGCTGGCGATATAATGGAACAGTCGATGGACCTTGGACGCCCCGGGCGAGTCTCAGTTCTGGCCCGGGCCGTTTCCTTTTTTTCCCCGAGTGGCATCATGCTGCGTGAAATGCGGGCCAAGCTGGGCGCTGAAATCGAGCAGCTCAGTCATGAACTCAATATCCTGATCCCCCAGGCCATCGCCACGGCGGTGGAACTGGGCGACCTGCGGGAGAATTCCGAGTACAAGGCCGCCCTGGAGCGCCAGCAGTTCGTCCAGGCCCGGCTGGGCCAGCTGCACCAGCGGCTGGCGCAGGTCAGTCAGCTCTCGACCACCGAGACGCCGGCCGACCAGGTGGGCCTCGGCTCGAGCGTGCGGGTCCTCGACCTCGACACCAACGAGGAGGAGACCTTCATGGTGGTGCTGGCCGAGATGATGGACATCGAGGCCGGGCACATCTCGCTCGCGTCCCCGCTGGGCCGCGCCCTCAAGGGGCGGAAGGTGGGTGAGGAGATCGCGCTGCGGCTCCCCCGCGGGCAGCGGACGCTGCGGGTCCTCGAAATCCGCCAGCCCTGAGCCGATGCCCATGGACTTCCCCCGCAAGCAGCTCATCCTGGTCGGTGACCGGGTGCTGATCGCGCCTGAAGAGGGAGAGGAGCGGACCCGCGTGGGGCTCTACCTCCCCGCGACGGCGCTCGACGCCCAGCAGGTGCAGAGCGGGCTGGTGATCGCCGTGGGCCCCGGCGACCCCGCCCCCGACCTGGCCAGCGCGGCCGACGACGAGCCGTGGAAGGTCAGTGACCGGCCGATGCGCTGGCGGCCGATGCAGGCGCGGGTGGGGGACCACGCGATCTTCTTCCGCAAGGCCGCGGTGGAGATCACCTTCGAGGAAAAGAAGTACCTCGTGGTCCCCCAGGCGGCGATCCTGGCGCTGGTGCGCGAGGACCTGCCCATCTAGCCGGGTCCCGGCGCCCCGCTCAGTTGAACTCGCCCTACGCCCCGCGATACTATTCACCATGCCGCTCACCCGCTTCCCCGATCACGAAGACAAGCGGGTCTTCCTGTCCACCGTCCCGGCCCTCAACCTCCCGCCGGCGCCGGGCGCCTACTCCGATCGCGTGTCCGTCGCCGTACTGTGGCTCGAGGCCGGCAGCCAGGCGCTGCAGGAGCTCTCGCAGGAGTTTGCCCTCGCGCTGATCGAGAAGGGCGGCCTCGCGGTGGTGCTCGGCGGCAGCGGCGCCGAGGCGGCGGCGGCCATCTTCGACGAGGCCGCGGCCGAGACCACCCACGCCGACCGGGAAGACGAAGCGGTCGGTCTCTGGACCGACCCCGAGGCCAGCGTCGAGGACCTGTTGTTCCTCGCAGGGGAGGAGGCCATGCCGCCCGACGCCTTCGCGGACCAGCCGTGGGACCTCGTGGTGTGGGCCCGCAGCGGCGACCCGGTGGTGCCGAAGCTCCGCGCCGCGCTCAACCGCCTCAGCGCCATCGTCGACGAACGCTACGAACTCGGCGGCGAGGACGAGGGCTGACCGTGGGGCTGCTGCGCCGGCGGGCCGCGGTGCCCGTCAGCGAGCGCGCCCGCGCCCTGCGCCTCCTCACCTGGGGCTGCCTGCTGCTGGCGGGGCTCGCCCTCGGACTGCTCGTGGCCGGGACCAAGGGGTGGGTCCCGCGCGAGACCACCGGCTCCGCGACCACGATGTTCGTCGGGCTCCTGCTGGCGGCGACCTGGACCGGACTCCGGGCCCAGCGGCAGGCCGTGGCCGACCGGGAGCGGGAAAGCGAGCGCGCCATGGTGATCGTCCTCGCCGCCCAGCTGGGGCAGCAGGATGACGACACCCTGGCGCGCATGGTCGCGAACGGTGGCCCGGCGGGTGAGGCGGCAGCGGGCATCCTGGCCGGCCGCCGGAACCCTAAAGCGTCCGCTGCCACTCCATCATCTTCGCGGTCAACGCCACCGAGGCCTCGGTCCACGCCCCCTTCGGGCCGATGAGCTGCTCCGCCTCCGACCGCTTCCCGGTGGTGGCGAGGGTCAAGACCTCCGCTGACCGCACGTGGAACTCGGCGTGCAGCTTGCGCACAACGTCATGGAACGGCGTGCGCTTGAGGGCCGCGTCACATCCGTGCAGCCACTTGCCGAACGCACAGTGGTTGTCGAGCCGGACGACCTTCACGTCCTGGTCGGTGCCGCCCTGGGCCAGGGCACTCTTGAGCCGGCTCTTCCACATTCCGTGCGCCGCAATCGCCTGCTGCAGTTCGGCCTTGGTGCTGGCGACGACTTCCGTGCTGATGCCCATGCCGCTGTCCCCTTCCTGGTGTGCGGATCCCGGTCAAGCGCAGAACCCCTCCGTCCAGCTTCGGCCGACGCGCGCCATTCCTTGAGCGACACGGTAGATTCGCCGATGATGCCGCTCCGCCTCCTCGCCCCGTTTGCGCGCGCCCTCCGGCTGCGCTGCCCCGCCTGCGGCGGGGGGCCGGTGTTCGTGGCCTGGCTGCGGATGTGCCCCAGCTGCCCCAGCTGCGGGCTGCGTTTCGACCGGGAGCCGGAGGGGGGCTATTGGGTGGGTTCCAACGCGATCAACCTCTTCGCCACCGAGGCGGTGTTCGCGCTGGGGCTGGTGGGCGTACTGGTGCGGACCTGGCCGGAACCACCGTGGGACGGGCTCCTGTGGGGCGGGATCGGCCTGATGGTGTGCTTCCCGGTGATCTTCTTCCCCTGGTCCAAGACGCTGTTCGTGGCCGTGGACCTGAGCATCCGGCCGCCGGAACCGGGGGACTACGAGAAGCCCCGGGAACCCGCGGCCCGGCGCCGCGCCTGACGCCGGGGCGCCTTCCGCTACGATTCGGCGGCGAGGCGCTCGTGCAGCCGCCGGGCGCGCTCGGGGTCGAGCGGGGGCGGCAGGGCCAGTTCCTTCCGCAGCTCGGCCACCTGGCGCGCGAACTCCCCGCCGAAGCGTTCGCACCAGTCGCAGCCGCGCACGTGGTCCTGCACCTGGGCCACCTCCGCGGGACCGAGGTCGCCGTCGAGATAATCCGACAGGCGCTCGAGCACCTCGCGGCAGCGCAGTCCCCCGACCATCCGCTCGCTATTCGCCATGGGCCCTCCGCAGTTCGGCGGCCAGCCGCAGCCGCGCGCGGTGCAACCGGGTCTTGAGGGCGGGCAGCGCCAGCCCCATCAGGGCGGCC
The Gemmatimonadota bacterium DNA segment above includes these coding regions:
- a CDS encoding fused MFS/spermidine synthase; the encoded protein is MLGVLTLLFILSGAAGLFYESVWSRYLGLFVGHNAYAQVIVLVIFLGGMALGAMIVGRITERLKEPLFGYAMIEAVVGLIGLVFQDVYVAVTNWAYSSVFPSTAGSVSLTIAKWSLAALLILPQSILLGATFPLMSAGALRRLRKHPGRTLSILYFANSFGAAVGVLIAGFYLVEQVGLPGTILAAAILNFVVAIGAMVTMKYVPDGEEAAPDPAPAEPVGGRAAGLAPTTLQRLLLWTALGTAVASFIYEIAWIRMLSMVLSSATHSFELMLSAFILGLALGAFWVRTRADRFSNPLRALGLTQLAMGALALATLPIYFKAFSWMGVFIQTFARSEPGYVGYNIARYAICLLVMLPATFCAGITLPLITRTLVQGGVGEKAIGQVYSWNTFGSIVGVSLAALVLMPLLGLKFLLTSGALLDMGVGVAILFVIAPAGGAAARRLALGAAGFLALVGIVTAVSPAFDRHLLLSGVYRFGTLPAKDAREILYYKDGRTATVSAEKILQSGEIFIATNGKSDGSLSPYWFEACSDTAPRHPLRGDAATLALAALITLAHTPGAETGAVIGQGTGMSSHLLLGSPRLKELYTIEIEPEMIAASKRGFYPANARVFDDPRAHFVVDDAKSYFAAAGRKYDFIFSEPSHPWVSGVAGLFTAEFYDRVNQYLAPGGVFAQWIHIYDINDRLVMTVLSALHQKFRHYEVYMPAVSDMLVIATNSDRGVPAPDWGIFQFPGIAKDFCHQIPFTPEAMEATRLGNRTSLGPLVENFPTPNSDFFPHLDNGAERTRYMAQQATGIFGLSFERFDITAPFIRRRVPPASFTLAPAPDIPRMYDLSLGATVRGPAPALRQDTVPADERKAVALYRARAWRAELAAAEGPADWRVWIQRMADIEHDRYGGTSGYADEAFYAEIGRYLDRHQAPPQVRAAMEFRHGISGWDFPRAIRAAEPLVEAALAKTPWLPNDELREGLSVALLATGDAAGARRAFEALAPFTRRPSGDFRTALLASYIQTVEEQQGREAGGGRREAGGGNRESGIGKRETGSGRRGKAPTAYRLPPTALPPYRPTALPPYRPTA
- a CDS encoding enoyl-[acyl-carrier-protein] reductase; this translates as MLPIDLRGKRAFIAGVADDGGFGFAIAKAMAEAGASICVGTWPPAMNIFQNLLDRGKMDDSLALSDGGKMAFERIYPLDAAFDTMADVPEEIRESKRYKERGDFSIAGVVQNFTADFGERPLDIVVHSLANGPEVKKPLLETSRAGYLAAVSVSAYSLTSMVRSFSPLLRPGGSFLSLTFMAGERVVPGYGGGMSSAKAALEADTRTLAYEAGRKYGVRVNTISAGPWASRAATAIGFIDTMVRYSRANSPIPRDLDARDVGATAAFLACPLAQAITGATVYVDNGYHAMGVAVDSKSLDG
- a CDS encoding DUF423 domain-containing protein, which encodes MLFARLAALSGFIAVATGAFGAHGLKARLTTDQLQVWETAARYQMYHVVPLFVVAWLLSGGPCPWASRAGWAFVLGTLLFSGSLYALALSGVSRLGAITPFGGVAFLAGWAMLALAVGSRRPG
- a CDS encoding YkgJ family cysteine cluster protein — translated: MHPAAETYRDLLTQLDRWFAGARARHGDVIPCRSGCTACCHGLFDISVADQLLLRETIATLPAGVRAGILARAERLLDRLQAVAPEWGPPWDIAAIGEDRFDEICLALHDAPCPLLGPEGGCEAYAGRPLVCRLIGLPMLTADGLLLENACPIQERFPAYALLDPVPFDLEVLEAAEIACLEAAAVEVHGTPTAAAAETTIAPVAAGAVR
- a CDS encoding DinB family protein — encoded protein: MPNRVLRDLLRGRGSHADPVACVLELPADLAGRRVPGVEHTIWQLVWHMSYWMDYELRSLAGPEVPYPERADLSWPETDAPPGAEAWAALVATYRQQVDRLGEWSAQVAMDGLGARIVHAERSETVQEVLWQMVAHNSYHTGQVAQLRRAFGAWPPPGGGDTW
- a CDS encoding cytochrome C oxidase subunit IV family protein codes for the protein MTASAHAHGDGHAHPTWQTYTKIALVLFALTALEVWCYEIVHRHNPASVAVWLEPINTEVLLVLSAIKFALVAMFYMHLKTDGKLLTTIFVLSLILAAVIIAALMIIFFYLYSHSPTVNPLT